In Dehalogenimonas etheniformans, one genomic interval encodes:
- the dnaA gene encoding chromosomal replication initiator protein DnaA: protein MVTDSAAILNNAAKIWETALGALECQLSRPNFRTWYARTTGVAYEGGCFTVGVPNSFVAEYLEQNQRSLIENTLMRLLPGNGLRIAFQVAGGGKALAAAPRAENASTRAEGGCRFNPRYDFDTFIVGNANRLAHAAALSAAQKPGEGYNPLFIHGGSGLGKTHLLQAIGQAAERAGKTVRYVSGEQFTSEFVAALKDRRADEFREKYRSVDVLLVDDVQFIAGKAQTEETFFHTFNELHNSGRQIVLSADSPPRAILQMEDRLRSRFEWGLTAEIAPPDEKMRLSILRARAEEAGAELAPDVLDYMASEVIRNIRELEGNLNRVLAYSKLLRSAITPDMARRALKNLALAEEIKSNEPRLLLATVAECFELTVEDLLGRKRDKETAAARQVAMFVMKNQKMWSLGEIGKLVGDRTAATVSHACDKIEQEAEYNPLLKRKLKDIEQRLNGK from the coding sequence TTGGTCACAGACTCTGCGGCGATCCTTAACAACGCCGCCAAAATATGGGAGACAGCTCTAGGGGCTCTGGAATGCCAGTTATCCCGGCCGAATTTCCGGACCTGGTACGCCAGGACTACCGGCGTGGCTTACGAAGGCGGGTGTTTCACCGTCGGCGTGCCCAACAGTTTCGTCGCCGAATACCTGGAGCAGAACCAACGCTCCTTGATCGAAAACACGCTGATGCGGCTGCTTCCGGGCAACGGCCTGCGCATCGCCTTCCAGGTAGCCGGAGGCGGCAAGGCTTTGGCGGCGGCTCCCAGGGCTGAAAACGCCTCGACCAGAGCCGAGGGGGGCTGCCGGTTCAATCCCCGCTATGATTTCGATACTTTTATCGTGGGTAACGCCAACCGGTTGGCCCACGCCGCCGCCCTATCTGCTGCCCAAAAACCGGGTGAAGGTTATAACCCTCTGTTTATCCACGGTGGATCAGGACTCGGGAAGACTCACTTGCTGCAAGCCATCGGCCAGGCTGCCGAGCGCGCCGGCAAAACCGTCCGGTACGTCTCCGGCGAGCAGTTCACCTCGGAATTTGTCGCCGCCTTGAAGGACCGTCGGGCTGACGAGTTCCGCGAAAAGTACCGCTCCGTTGATGTCCTCCTGGTCGACGATGTTCAGTTCATTGCCGGCAAAGCTCAGACCGAGGAGACTTTCTTCCATACCTTTAACGAATTGCACAATTCGGGGCGTCAGATCGTTCTTTCCGCCGACTCCCCGCCACGCGCGATTCTCCAGATGGAAGACCGCCTGCGCTCCCGTTTCGAGTGGGGATTGACCGCCGAGATCGCGCCGCCCGACGAGAAAATGCGCCTTTCCATCCTCAGAGCCAGGGCGGAAGAAGCCGGCGCCGAACTTGCGCCTGATGTCCTTGACTACATGGCTTCCGAGGTCATCCGTAATATCCGCGAACTTGAGGGGAATCTCAACCGCGTCCTGGCTTATTCAAAATTGCTCCGTTCCGCGATTACGCCTGACATGGCCCGCCGTGCCCTCAAGAACCTGGCGCTGGCCGAAGAAATTAAATCCAATGAGCCGCGGCTGCTTTTGGCGACAGTTGCCGAGTGCTTCGAATTGACCGTCGAAGACCTGTTAGGCCGCAAGCGTGACAAGGAAACCGCCGCCGCACGGCAGGTGGCGATGTTCGTGATGAAGAACCAGAAGATGTGGTCGTTGGGTGAGATCGGCAAGCTGGTTGGCGACCGCACCGCCGCCACTGTGTCTCACGCCTGCGACAAGATCGAACAAGAAGCCGAATACAATCCGCTGTTGAAGCGAAAGCTTAAAGATATCGAACAACGCCTGAACGGGAAGTGA
- a CDS encoding energy-coupling factor ABC transporter ATP-binding protein: MNDPVIRLDDLTYTYPDGRRALESINLSIAKGESVAIAGANGAGKSTLLMHLNGIIHGTNGAVKVCGIPVVAANLKTIRARVGVVFQNPDDQLFCPEVFDDVAFGPINMGLPEGEIKKRVGESLAAVGLSGYEKRSSHHLSLGEKKRIALASVLSMQPEVLALDEPSSNLDPAAKWGLIQLLKSLDVTKIVVSHDLELIEALCPRLVIMSKGKILADGETCGIMKNRELLVAGGLAAPG, encoded by the coding sequence ATGAACGATCCTGTCATCCGCCTAGACGACTTAACCTATACCTACCCCGACGGCCGCAGAGCCCTCGAAAGCATCAATCTTTCTATTGCGAAAGGTGAGAGTGTCGCTATTGCCGGGGCTAACGGCGCAGGTAAGTCGACGCTATTGATGCATTTGAACGGCATCATCCACGGCACAAATGGCGCGGTGAAGGTCTGCGGCATCCCGGTTGTCGCCGCTAATCTGAAAACCATCCGCGCCAGGGTCGGAGTGGTGTTCCAAAATCCCGACGACCAATTATTCTGCCCCGAGGTTTTCGACGACGTAGCCTTCGGACCGATCAACATGGGCTTGCCGGAGGGTGAGATCAAGAAGCGCGTTGGCGAATCACTCGCGGCCGTCGGATTGTCCGGTTATGAGAAGCGGAGTTCCCATCATCTCAGCCTCGGGGAGAAGAAACGCATCGCGTTGGCGTCGGTGCTCTCGATGCAACCCGAGGTCCTGGCCTTAGATGAGCCGTCTTCCAACCTGGACCCCGCCGCCAAGTGGGGCTTGATCCAACTCCTGAAATCCCTCGATGTGACCAAGATAGTCGTGTCTCACGACCTGGAACTGATAGAAGCCTTGTGTCCTCGCCTGGTCATCATGAGCAAGGGCAAAATCCTCGCCGACGGCGAGACCTGTGGGATTATGAAAAACAGGGAACTGTTGGTGGCGGGTGGATTAGCGGCGCCGGGTTAA
- the cbiQ gene encoding cobalt ECF transporter T component CbiQ gives MRHSFLDKYSHLMSPVHQRDPRVKFLLSLLFIIAVVVAPAGSWLAFAAYFGILVAVFTISKVPLGYVIKRSLIILPFVLLLGAVNIFTRPGTELSSLNIIGWHLGITDGGLIFIGTLLARSWLSVLALILLTSTTSLPALLKGIGRLGAPKVIVMILSFMYRYLFLLIDEVLRMKNARDSRSVGNPSTGFQAKTVGSMIGSLFVRSYERGERVYAAMAARGFDGQSRTLDKLAMDRIDMITGVALSLLLLLPLALSLLR, from the coding sequence ATGAGACACAGCTTTTTAGACAAATACAGCCATCTCATGAGCCCGGTCCACCAGCGCGATCCGCGGGTAAAATTTCTGTTGTCTCTTCTATTTATCATCGCCGTCGTGGTAGCACCCGCGGGAAGCTGGTTAGCGTTTGCGGCTTATTTCGGCATTCTTGTAGCCGTTTTTACCATTTCGAAAGTGCCGTTAGGATACGTCATCAAGCGGTCATTGATCATCCTACCATTCGTGCTGTTGCTCGGCGCGGTAAACATTTTCACCCGGCCTGGAACAGAATTGTCCAGCCTGAACATTATCGGTTGGCACCTTGGAATAACCGACGGCGGGCTAATTTTCATCGGGACACTGCTGGCTCGGAGCTGGCTCTCAGTGCTGGCTCTGATTCTATTGACTTCCACAACCTCGCTGCCAGCGCTGTTAAAAGGCATCGGGAGATTGGGCGCGCCCAAGGTCATCGTGATGATCCTATCTTTCATGTACCGGTATCTGTTTTTACTGATCGATGAGGTGCTGCGGATGAAGAACGCCCGCGACTCCCGGTCGGTGGGTAATCCATCGACTGGGTTCCAGGCTAAAACCGTAGGCTCCATGATCGGCAGCCTATTTGTCCGATCTTACGAGCGGGGCGAGCGCGTTTACGCAGCGATGGCGGCGCGGGGTTTCGACGGGCAATCGCGCACTCTCGACAAACTGGCGATGGACCGCATCGATATGATCACCGGCGTCGCCCTTTCACTCTTGTTGCTCTTACCCCTTGCTCTGAGCCTGCTGCGATGA
- a CDS encoding PDGLE domain-containing protein: MSFKKWWLIGLGVALLLATVSPLASGSPDGLEKVADQQGFIGDAIQSPFQIAAGYLFPGIHNETVATIVAGWLGVLVVFGAVFGIGRLIARKRT, from the coding sequence ATGAGTTTTAAAAAATGGTGGCTGATAGGCCTGGGTGTCGCCCTCCTTCTTGCTACCGTCTCACCGCTGGCATCTGGTTCACCCGACGGGCTCGAGAAAGTGGCGGATCAACAAGGATTCATTGGGGATGCGATCCAATCGCCGTTCCAGATCGCCGCGGGCTACCTCTTCCCTGGCATTCATAACGAGACAGTGGCCACGATAGTGGCGGGATGGCTGGGGGTGCTAGTGGTGTTCGGAGCGGTCTTTGGTATCGGGCGTTTAATCGCCAGGAAGCGAACCTGA
- a CDS encoding energy-coupling factor ABC transporter permease, whose translation MHIPDGFLNVPTLAATGAISAGTIGVAVKVASKKIGEKQVPLMGMLAAFIFAAQMLNFPVAGGTSGHLIGAALCAILIGPWAGILIMSAVLIAQALIFQDGGLAALGANILNMGVIAVFGSYFIYHVLTKILPNIRRSKLAGAGVAGWFSVMLAALAAAFELASSGASPFEVVGPAMLGIHALIGIGEGLITALVISAVMASRADVLQMERI comes from the coding sequence ATGCACATCCCAGACGGTTTTTTGAACGTCCCTACCCTCGCCGCTACCGGCGCCATATCGGCCGGTACGATCGGCGTGGCTGTTAAAGTAGCTTCCAAAAAGATCGGCGAGAAGCAAGTGCCGCTGATGGGCATGCTGGCGGCGTTCATCTTTGCCGCCCAGATGCTCAATTTCCCGGTGGCGGGGGGAACATCAGGACACCTCATCGGCGCAGCTTTGTGCGCCATCCTCATCGGACCGTGGGCGGGGATCCTTATCATGTCGGCGGTGCTCATCGCCCAGGCGCTTATTTTTCAGGACGGCGGCCTGGCGGCCTTAGGCGCCAACATACTAAATATGGGCGTCATCGCCGTTTTCGGATCATATTTTATCTATCATGTGTTAACAAAAATCCTGCCCAACATCAGACGAAGTAAATTGGCCGGAGCCGGTGTCGCGGGATGGTTCTCGGTCATGCTGGCAGCGCTAGCGGCGGCTTTTGAACTGGCTTCTTCGGGCGCCTCTCCTTTCGAGGTGGTCGGACCCGCAATGCTGGGCATCCACGCACTGATCGGTATCGGCGAAGGACTGATAACTGCCCTGGTAATCTCGGCGGTCATGGCGTCCCGCGCCGACGTTCTCCAAATGGAGCGGATATGA
- a CDS encoding Fur family transcriptional regulator, protein MSCNNILKAKGYRLTPQRRVILDILHHEGAHLTADALYEQVKDKVAGVDRSTVYRTLELLESLGLVVKAEIHGAHVYHHSEEGHHHHLKCRVCGKVAELPEESLEVLSKTLRDQYGFIADMHHHVITGLCPICSQAESTKH, encoded by the coding sequence ATGAGTTGCAATAACATCCTCAAAGCTAAGGGCTACCGCCTCACTCCCCAACGGAGGGTGATCCTCGATATCCTTCACCATGAGGGGGCTCACCTGACCGCCGACGCTCTCTACGAGCAGGTCAAGGACAAGGTGGCTGGAGTTGACCGATCGACGGTTTACCGCACCCTCGAACTGCTGGAGAGCCTGGGGCTGGTGGTCAAGGCCGAAATCCATGGAGCTCACGTTTACCACCACTCCGAGGAAGGCCACCACCATCATCTCAAATGCCGCGTTTGCGGCAAGGTCGCTGAATTACCGGAAGAGTCGCTAGAGGTTCTAAGTAAAACTCTGCGCGACCAATACGGTTTCATCGCCGACATGCACCATCACGTCATAACCGGCCTTTGCCCCATTTGCAGCCAAGCAGAAAGCACCAAGCACTAG
- a CDS encoding cytochrome-c peroxidase: MKKKRLLLLILAGVFTLTLAPLHSIAAQSGEGLTPIQQLGKYIFFDTTLSKPVGQSCATCHDPGSAFADPEGGAVSQGALQSRVGERNSPSVSYAAFSPQMYFDPKTSPAIPDGQYKGGLFWDGRADTLEEQALQPFVNPLEMHNSDLKQVFLAVRQSDYANLFRQVFGQNSFEDLDYASACIGQAIAAYERSAEVNPFTSKFDYWKKGQATLTDTELRGYMLFTNTTMMGAKCANCHSVSANETVAPSLFTNFGHQNLGVPGNPELPFYFLQKPLNPAGTNYIDRGLGDFLRSIGVPEELAAKEDGRFKIPSLRNCAITAPYEHNGVFTTLREVVMFNNTRDVPGAGWPAPEVAENVHRHPSMDRTFGKLGLTDQQVDDIVAFLGTLTDGYQP, encoded by the coding sequence ATGAAAAAGAAACGGTTGTTGCTTTTAATCCTGGCTGGCGTATTTACCTTGACGCTGGCGCCATTGCATTCTATTGCCGCTCAATCCGGCGAGGGATTGACACCTATCCAACAACTAGGCAAATACATCTTTTTTGATACCACACTCTCGAAACCCGTTGGACAGTCTTGTGCAACCTGTCATGATCCAGGTTCGGCTTTCGCCGACCCGGAAGGAGGCGCCGTATCCCAGGGAGCGTTACAAAGTAGGGTAGGAGAGCGGAACTCACCTAGTGTCTCTTATGCGGCTTTCAGCCCGCAGATGTATTTTGATCCAAAGACTTCACCAGCCATTCCCGATGGGCAATACAAAGGTGGACTATTCTGGGATGGCCGTGCCGATACTCTGGAGGAACAGGCATTGCAGCCTTTCGTGAACCCACTCGAAATGCATAATTCAGACCTGAAGCAGGTATTCTTGGCAGTGCGCCAGTCGGATTATGCCAATTTGTTCCGTCAAGTCTTCGGCCAGAATTCGTTCGAAGATCTGGATTACGCTTCGGCATGCATCGGACAGGCTATCGCCGCTTACGAACGATCGGCTGAAGTAAACCCGTTCACTTCGAAATTTGATTATTGGAAAAAGGGCCAGGCCACTTTAACTGATACCGAATTGCGCGGTTATATGCTCTTCACCAATACGACAATGATGGGAGCCAAGTGTGCCAACTGCCATTCGGTATCTGCTAATGAAACGGTTGCTCCTTCATTGTTCACCAATTTCGGACATCAGAACCTGGGTGTTCCCGGTAATCCGGAACTGCCATTCTATTTTCTCCAAAAACCTCTCAACCCCGCAGGAACGAATTACATTGATCGCGGTTTAGGAGATTTCCTACGTAGTATCGGAGTCCCCGAAGAATTGGCCGCAAAAGAAGACGGCAGGTTTAAGATTCCGTCTCTCCGCAACTGTGCAATCACAGCTCCATACGAACATAATGGTGTCTTCACCACCCTCAGGGAGGTAGTGATGTTCAATAACACCCGGGACGTTCCTGGAGCCGGTTGGCCTGCTCCTGAAGTGGCAGAAAACGTTCATCGCCATCCTTCGATGGATAGGACCTTTGGAAAACTGGGGCTTACCGACCAGCAAGTAGATGATATTGTGGCTTTCCTGGGTACGTTGACCGACGGCTATCAGCCGTAA
- a CDS encoding GNAT family N-acetyltransferase: MEDTELTDGLITLRPLRMSDALEVMLAVQETMDSLRLWMPWAHPAYSIAESEGWIKNALKSRPEGTAYEFAITDARDGAFIGGCGLNHINTIDKVANLGYWVRSSRQRHGAASRAAKLLIKFGIDELKFNRIEILAAVENTASRRTAEKAGAVREAIMRHRLLLPDKVHDSFLFSIIPADIA; the protein is encoded by the coding sequence ATGGAAGATACTGAACTCACAGATGGTCTAATCACCCTCCGCCCGCTACGGATGTCCGACGCCCTGGAGGTCATGCTCGCAGTCCAGGAAACGATGGATTCGCTGAGGTTATGGATGCCGTGGGCACACCCCGCTTATTCGATAGCCGAAAGTGAAGGCTGGATCAAAAACGCCCTGAAGTCCCGGCCCGAGGGCACAGCCTACGAGTTCGCCATCACCGACGCGAGAGATGGGGCATTCATCGGCGGCTGCGGGCTCAACCACATCAACACGATCGATAAGGTCGCCAATCTGGGGTACTGGGTCCGGAGCAGTCGGCAGAGGCATGGGGCTGCGAGCCGGGCGGCAAAACTACTCATCAAATTCGGGATAGACGAATTGAAGTTTAACCGCATCGAGATCCTGGCAGCGGTAGAAAATACAGCCAGCCGGAGGACCGCCGAAAAAGCCGGAGCCGTCCGCGAGGCGATCATGCGCCACCGCCTTTTACTGCCAGACAAGGTACACGATTCATTCCTGTTTTCAATAATTCCGGCTGATATCGCTTAG
- the dtd gene encoding D-aminoacyl-tRNA deacylase, translating into MKALIQRVSHAQVTVDGDVIGSIGGGLVVLVGVAVGDEKADIGYLVNKIVNLRIFADAESKFNLSLLDVKGELLLISQFTLIADTRKGRRPSFTDAAPPEAAEFMFDEFVAEARKTGVKVETGRFQAHMFVELVNDGPVTIMLDSSDRLRPRG; encoded by the coding sequence ATGAAAGCGCTCATCCAAAGAGTCTCCCATGCTCAGGTCACTGTTGATGGCGACGTCATCGGCAGCATTGGCGGCGGGCTGGTGGTGCTGGTGGGGGTGGCGGTCGGGGACGAGAAAGCCGACATCGGTTACCTGGTGAACAAGATCGTCAACCTCAGGATCTTCGCCGACGCCGAATCCAAGTTCAACCTGTCGCTGCTCGACGTCAAGGGCGAACTACTTTTAATAAGCCAGTTCACACTTATCGCCGACACGCGTAAGGGACGCCGGCCGTCTTTCACCGATGCGGCGCCGCCCGAGGCCGCCGAGTTTATGTTCGACGAGTTCGTGGCGGAGGCGAGGAAGACTGGTGTCAAGGTGGAAACCGGTAGGTTCCAGGCGCATATGTTTGTCGAGCTGGTCAACGACGGCCCGGTGACTATCATGCTGGACTCAAGCGACAGGCTCCGGCCGAGAGGATAA
- a CDS encoding DUF5658 family protein gives MTPVASPADQQARRQTRILLVALVLLNVADAVISQFIVQSGVGTEGNLLLSYWITRREFVLIKAGASALAAILLWDLSRRAPRPTLVITAVIVAFYIIIVFWNILVASRAV, from the coding sequence GTGACACCTGTTGCTTCGCCTGCGGACCAACAAGCCCGGCGCCAAACGAGAATTCTGCTCGTGGCGCTGGTATTGCTCAATGTGGCAGATGCCGTCATCTCCCAGTTCATTGTCCAAAGCGGAGTCGGCACCGAAGGCAATTTGCTCTTGTCCTATTGGATAACCAGGAGAGAATTCGTCTTGATCAAGGCCGGGGCAAGTGCACTCGCGGCCATTCTCCTCTGGGATCTATCACGCCGTGCGCCAAGACCAACACTGGTGATCACCGCTGTAATCGTGGCTTTCTACATCATCATCGTGTTTTGGAATATCCTGGTGGCTTCAAGGGCGGTCTGA
- a CDS encoding flavodoxin family protein has product MKAIVVYESLWGNTEAIAHAIGDGLGSGTRVMSTSEATPEVIKDADFLVVGSPVMGFSVPNEKMIAGIQVKPGSASVPPDLSQTPMRTWLDALAPGQKPFAAFETRVKGPWGKATPVIEDSMKKLGYRKASEAQKFIVEGTQGPLKDGEIERARQWGAELSRW; this is encoded by the coding sequence ATGAAAGCGATCGTGGTCTATGAATCCTTGTGGGGCAATACGGAGGCTATCGCCCACGCCATCGGGGATGGGCTGGGATCCGGGACCCGGGTGATGTCGACTTCAGAGGCAACGCCCGAGGTCATTAAAGACGCCGATTTTCTAGTGGTCGGATCGCCAGTAATGGGATTTTCAGTGCCCAATGAAAAGATGATAGCGGGCATACAGGTGAAACCGGGCAGCGCCTCGGTTCCACCCGACCTGTCCCAGACCCCGATGCGGACCTGGCTTGATGCCCTTGCACCGGGACAAAAGCCGTTCGCCGCGTTCGAAACCCGGGTGAAGGGGCCGTGGGGCAAGGCGACGCCGGTCATCGAAGATAGCATGAAGAAGCTCGGCTACCGGAAGGCCAGCGAAGCTCAAAAGTTCATCGTAGAGGGCACGCAGGGACCGCTGAAGGACGGGGAGATCGAACGGGCGCGGCAATGGGGCGCCGAACTCAGCCGGTGGTGA